Below is a window of Acidobacteriota bacterium DNA.
GCCCAATGGAAACGTTGCGTCCGAGTTCAGCCTTGTGACTAATGATCGCGGTGGGGTGAATGGACACGTCGGGACGGACTCCTAGTCTTGGTCGAGTGGCGAGAAAGCGGCGCTCTTGATCTGATCGCTGCGCTCGACGAGGCTGCGGTCAACAAGAGACGATGAGATTAAGGCCTCCGCTACGATCTGCCCGTCAACATAAGCCTCACCGCGTAAGCGTATATAGCGCGGCCTGAGTCTCAGCACAGTCAACTCGAGCCGTAACTGATCGCCTGGCACCACTGGGCGGCGGAACTTCGCTCGGTCGATCCCGGTGAAGAACACGAGCTTCGATTCGCG
It encodes the following:
- the fabZ gene encoding 3-hydroxyacyl-ACP dehydratase FabZ, producing the protein METLLDTTQIQAILPHRYPFLLVDRIVEYDPGKRVVGIKNVTLNEPFFAGHFPGAPVMPGVLIVEAMAQTAGVMMLANLPDRESKLVFFTGIDRAKFRRPVVPGDQLRLELTVLRLRPRYIRLRGEAYVDGQIVAEALISSSLVDRSLVERSDQIKSAAFSPLDQD